The nucleotide sequence CAGTCACAACCTTCTTAATGGTTGCAGGACTTGCAGCTACTGTTGTATATACCCTTCAAAATAAGGGCAGTCACAACAAAGTGGGTAACGTCACACTAGAGCAGATAGTTGTATATACCCTTCAAAATAAGGGCAGTCACAACTTTTTCGTTTTCATCAACTGTCACGTCAATGTTGTATATACCCTTCAAAATAAGGGCAGTCACAACGTTCGAGGCGAATACCCTTGTGCATTTATAGTTGTATATACCCTTCAAAATAAGGGCAGTCACAACAGATCAAGATGATTTAATCGAAGCTTACAAGTTGTATATACCCTTCAAAATAAGGGCAGTCACAACGTTTTTACCTGATTCTGGACTATAATAATAGTTGTATATACCCTTCAAAATAAGGGCAGTCACAACCAACACCCGAAGAGATATCGAAAACAGTTTGTTGTATATACCCTTCAAAATAAGGGCAGTCACAACTGCTGGCTGATTATACTGGTATATCGCAATGTTGTATATACCCTTCAAAATAAGGGCAGTCACAACCTATTATTAGGTTTGCCTTATTGTTAAAGGGATGAAGTCGTTTTCTATCATAAAAAAAAGACTTAATGTTGTTGTTTCAAGTTGTCAAGGAGCTGTTTTTCTAGATCTTAAAGTGGCTAATTATCAATTTTACAATTTTATAGTAATAACAAGCGTAAGTATCGGTAGACTCTTTTTTTGATATGCTTTGACAAAAATCATAAAGTTCTTTTGAAGGCATTTGATTGTGAGCAAATTTATTTCTTATCATGATTAAAACATAAGCTTTTTGAATAGTTTCTGAAAAATTTAATACTTCATACTCAAATTTTTTGGTACTAAAATTTATATCAAAAAAGACAAGCTCTTGGTCATTTAAAGAGTAAGTTAAGTTTAAAAACCGTTGAATATATAATGAAAAATTAGGATTTTTATCTTTATCTAAAAGTTCATTTTTATCCAAAACCAATTCATATATTTTCTTTTCAAAAAGAAGGATTTGTTTTAATAATTTCTCACTTCTAATTTTCTCATAATCCAATATTTGAGTTTGGAAATTGTGTATTGGTTTGCTATCGTATTTTAAATTCCAATTATGCTCAAGGTAAACATTCCATTTTATTTCTGGCTCATATCCTATAAAGGTTTGAATGCGTTGGTCTCTTTCATATTTTCTGAATTTCCCAACGTTTTTTAATTTTACAAACTCACTGACATCACTGTTTTGTAATTTTATAGAAACTTCTTTGTTCCAAATAAAATTTTCTTTTTTGATGTTTTCAGATAAATCTCCTTTTTGTTTATTGTTTTGTAAATCGGCTGTAATTTGATTTTGTATGCGTTCTTGCTTACTTTGAAAAAAATCAGTCAAAGGAGTGTTTATTTCGGTATTAAAAACTTTAAAGAACAAATCATCCACCATTAATTTGGTAAATAAATCACGGTTTTTTTGTTTTCTAATTTCACCTTCTTGTCTCATTACAAAATTAGAGTATTGTTTTTCGGTAAATTGGTATTTATTAGTATAAGCCCTTTTATAACAATTGGTATCATAAAAGGTTTGAAATTGATGTTGGCTATCATTAGCATATACAAACCAATCTGCAAATTGTTCTTTGTTTTCTTTAAAATCTAGACCCAAAATACGAGTAGGTTTACTATCAAAAATCCCTTTAGGAAAACAAGTAGGTTTTGCCAAAAGGCGTTTTACTTGGGTAGAAAGCGGTTGGATTTGGTAGTTTTTTTGTTTAAAAAAACGATAGAGTTCTTTGGTGAGTATTTTTAAAATTTTAGAATCATTTTTATTATCGTCAAATTGGGTCTTTTTTTGCTCAAAATAAGCGAGTCTTTGGTTGAGGTAAGCTTCATAAAAATCTTCAAAAGTTCTTTTTTTGAAACAATTGCTTATTTCTGTACCAATAGTATCATTGCTAAAATTCCAAACAGACAATAACGAGCTTGTTTCGTCTTTGGTATGTTCATAGAACGCCAAAGTTCGTTGTAATTCACTATGTTGGTAGCCTTTCCAATTTTCTTTTACTTTCTGGGGCATAAACTGTTTGAGGTCATTGGCTATCCAGCTAGCTTCAGTTCCTTTTTCAGAAGTATAAAAAACATATTTTCTAAATTTTGATTTTTCTCTTTGTGGGGCTTTTTCATGTTTCCTAACTTCAATTTTGTTGCTATTGATGGTTTCTAGTTTCTCAGTAGTCAAATTAATTTCTGTCTCAATATCTCTTTTTAGTTTATCATAGTCAACAACAATAGTGTTTGTACCTTTGGATAATTTTTTCGGAAATTTATCTTTTGGTAAATCTAAATTAGCGTCTACATTTTTTATTGCATTAAATTGTTCTATGATTTTGTCACGCAAAACATCTTCTATCTCTTTTGCGGCTATATCTCTACCTGCATTATCCTTTTTAGATTTGTTTTTTACCAGTAATTCATACAAAAGTGCGGGTATTTCGTTCAAACTCAAAAAAGCGGTTGGGTCTCCTTGCTTGAAGTTCTCATTATTTTTTAAGATTTTCTCAAGAACTTGTTCTTTGGTAGGTTTATTGTTGCTTCTTCCTGTTCTTCCTTCTTTTTTATAAATCTCTTCCTTTATTTTTTCTTTTTCAAGATGAATAATGTGTGCCTTTGTTTCTTCCAATTTAATGTAAATAGGAATATTATTGCCTACAAAATTATAACCAGGATTTGGGAAAAACTCCCAACCCAATTCGGTGTTTTCTTGTTCATCTAAAAACTTTCTTTTCAAATTTCCTGCTTTAGAAAGATTGCCAAAGACATTAATTTTTTCCTTAATTAATCGTTCAGAAGTTATAGTTGTTTGGTTAATGGTTTTTTGTTGTGAATGATGGATGTAATTGCCTAAATGTAATTGAAATTTTAAAGTAGGGAAATTTGCAAACTCATCAAGATAACGCAAGGCAAAATAATTAAATTTGTCTTCGTACCTTTTTCTGATTACAGGATGAACTACATGGGAGTTTTCTAAATTCTCTTGATTTTCTTCGTTGTCTTTGTAATATTCGTTAATATCTTCAATAAACTCTTTTTGCTTGGTAGCATTGAGAGATTGGTACACACAGTCTGGTACTTTGCTCAACTCATCAATCATTTGCATCAAAAGAGTTTCTTTATCAAAGGCAGTGGTTTTTACTCTGTATTTCAGTCCTTTGAAAGCTAGTGTTGAGTAAACTCTATGCGTAGCCATAAAAAGTAGGCTGTTGTTTTTTTCTAAATCTTCCTTGACTACTTTGCCTTTATATCCTTTAATATTAGATTTAAAATCTTCAATTTCTCTTTTGGATAAAAATAGCGACAATAAAAATACAATACCACTAGTTGATATGGGTAATGAGTAATCAAATTCTTTAGGACTGTTGTATTGATTTATAGCTGATTTTGAGGAGTCTTTTAGATTTGTGTCTCCAGTTATTGAATTTTTAAATAATAGTTTAGAAAAAGCATCATTATAAATTGAATTTAAAATATTCTCATTATCAGGGATAGAATATATTTTGTCTTGAATTTCACCAGCTTTTTTTTGCTCTTTTCTTTTTTGGAGGTTCTCCTCTTTTTTAATTTTTAGCTTTGTTAGTTTTAATTTGAATAACTCCTCAAGTTGTTCTTTTAGGCTGTCTTTTAAAATCTCTTTGGTTTTGTCATTTTTGAGATAATTCTTTTTGACATCTAATGCTGTTTTTAGCAAAGTATCATCCAAGAAAGAAAGAAGTTCTGAAGAATAATTATAATCTATTTTATTGTTTTTGAATTGAATTTGATCATGATAAAAATGAGTATAAAAATTACGTAGTTCATTGATAGCATCAATCAAATAGTTTAAATGCTGCGTAAAGTATTCACGCCTTTTAATCTCACATTTATTAAAACGCAAATCTTCAATAGATAAGTTTAAGAAGTTGATTACCGGTAAATACTCTGTTAGTATTCTAATACCTCTTTCCCAGTCAACAATACTACAATTATTTGTAAAATAGTTAGTTATGATTGTTTTTGGACTCTTTTCATTTTTATTTATCTGCAATCTATTTTTAAATTCAATAAAAATGGCTTCTATATTATCAAATGCCAGGTTGAAGTATCCTGCAAAATAATGTTTGTCAGCTGACAAGTAAGGATTAAAATCAGTTTGTTTAGTTTGGGTGTTTTCTATTAAATTCATAATTATCTCTTTTTGCTAATATACCCAATTAAAGAAAAAGAGTACGAATAAGTTATCAACAATAAAGCAAGGTTTTTCGTCTAGTTTGCCTTTGAATAAAAACGTATCTTTACATTAATAAATCTATGAAAAGTGAATATCGAAGTGCGTAAAAAACAGATAATCAGGAAAATAAAAGAGGTTCAGGGCGAAAAGTTATTGGAGCTAATAGATGCTGTTTTAAACCGTAACCCTATAGTTGCATATACTATTGACGGAAAATCGTTGACTTCTGTGGAGTATAGCAAGCACATTGAATCGA is from Flavobacterium sp. NG2 and encodes:
- the cas13b gene encoding type VI-B CRISPR-associated RNA-guided ribonuclease Cas13b, whose amino-acid sequence is MNLIENTQTKQTDFNPYLSADKHYFAGYFNLAFDNIEAIFIEFKNRLQINKNEKSPKTIITNYFTNNCSIVDWERGIRILTEYLPVINFLNLSIEDLRFNKCEIKRREYFTQHLNYLIDAINELRNFYTHFYHDQIQFKNNKIDYNYSSELLSFLDDTLLKTALDVKKNYLKNDKTKEILKDSLKEQLEELFKLKLTKLKIKKEENLQKRKEQKKAGEIQDKIYSIPDNENILNSIYNDAFSKLLFKNSITGDTNLKDSSKSAINQYNSPKEFDYSLPISTSGIVFLLSLFLSKREIEDFKSNIKGYKGKVVKEDLEKNNSLLFMATHRVYSTLAFKGLKYRVKTTAFDKETLLMQMIDELSKVPDCVYQSLNATKQKEFIEDINEYYKDNEENQENLENSHVVHPVIRKRYEDKFNYFALRYLDEFANFPTLKFQLHLGNYIHHSQQKTINQTTITSERLIKEKINVFGNLSKAGNLKRKFLDEQENTELGWEFFPNPGYNFVGNNIPIYIKLEETKAHIIHLEKEKIKEEIYKKEGRTGRSNNKPTKEQVLEKILKNNENFKQGDPTAFLSLNEIPALLYELLVKNKSKKDNAGRDIAAKEIEDVLRDKIIEQFNAIKNVDANLDLPKDKFPKKLSKGTNTIVVDYDKLKRDIETEINLTTEKLETINSNKIEVRKHEKAPQREKSKFRKYVFYTSEKGTEASWIANDLKQFMPQKVKENWKGYQHSELQRTLAFYEHTKDETSSLLSVWNFSNDTIGTEISNCFKKRTFEDFYEAYLNQRLAYFEQKKTQFDDNKNDSKILKILTKELYRFFKQKNYQIQPLSTQVKRLLAKPTCFPKGIFDSKPTRILGLDFKENKEQFADWFVYANDSQHQFQTFYDTNCYKRAYTNKYQFTEKQYSNFVMRQEGEIRKQKNRDLFTKLMVDDLFFKVFNTEINTPLTDFFQSKQERIQNQITADLQNNKQKGDLSENIKKENFIWNKEVSIKLQNSDVSEFVKLKNVGKFRKYERDQRIQTFIGYEPEIKWNVYLEHNWNLKYDSKPIHNFQTQILDYEKIRSEKLLKQILLFEKKIYELVLDKNELLDKDKNPNFSLYIQRFLNLTYSLNDQELVFFDINFSTKKFEYEVLNFSETIQKAYVLIMIRNKFAHNQMPSKELYDFCQSISKKESTDTYACYYYKIVKLIISHFKI